The Xiphias gladius isolate SHS-SW01 ecotype Sanya breed wild chromosome 9, ASM1685928v1, whole genome shotgun sequence genome window below encodes:
- the ndel1a gene encoding nuclear distribution protein nudE-like 1-A isoform X1, whose product METDMIPKFSSKDEEIDFWKALSLKYKKGCQEAQEELLEFQEGSRELEAELEAQLGQAEHRVKDLHSENQRLKNEVETLKEKLEQQYSQSYKQISTLEDDLGQTRGIKEQLHKYVRELEQSNDDLERAKRATIVSLENFEQRLNQAIERNAFLESELDEKESLLVSVQRLKDEARDLRQELAVRERQADVTRMSAPSSPTQDNVKMDTAVQASLSLPATPLSKGLDNAFANQTVLSNGYGSNSPLTPSARISALNIVSDLLRKVGALESKLAACRNFAKDQKARKAYALDNSNVLNANTANFSQSLHTSYFDKARTVNGLEPATLTAITAPPAASSPGLVPLAV is encoded by the exons CTGCCAGGAGGCtcaggaggagctgctggagttTCAGGAGGGGAGCAGGGAGCTGGAGGCTGAGCTGGAAGCACAGCTGGGCCAGGCCGAGCATCGTGTGAAGGACCTGCACTCTGAGAACCAAAGACTCAAGAATGAGGTTGAAACACTTAAG GAGAAGCTGGAGCAGCAGTACTCCCAGAGCTACAAGCAGATCTCCACGCTGGAGGACGACCTCGGCCAAACACGCGGCATCAAGGAGCAGCTCCACAAATACGTCAGAGAGCTGGAACAGTCCAACGATGACTTGGAGAGAGCCAAAAG AGCTACTATCGTGTCTCTGGAGAACTTCGAGCAGCGTCTAAACCAGGCCATCGAGAGGAATGCCTTCCTGGAGAGCGAGCTGGATGAGAAGGAGTCTCTTCTGGTCTCTGTGCAGAGATTAAAGGATGAAGCCAGAG acTTGCGGCAGGAGCTGGCCGTGCGAGAGAGGCAGGCAGATGTAACCAGGATGTCCGCTCCGAGCTCACCCACACAAGACAACGTGAAGATGGACACCGCTGTGCaggcctctctctccctccccgcTACCCCGCTGAGCAAAGGTCTGGACAACGCCTTTGCCAACCAGACAG TGCTATCAAATGGCTACGGCAGCAACTCGCCGTTGACGCCCTCTGCCAGAATATCGGCCCTCAACATCGTCAGTGATTTACTCCGCAAAGTAGGG GCTCTGGAGTCTAAACTTGCCGCTTGCAGGAACTTTGCCAAGGACCAGAAAGCCAGGAAGGCGTACGCTCTCGACAACAGCAACGTGCTCAACGCAAACACGGCCAACTTCTCGCAATCACTCCATACGTCATATTTTGACAAAGC cagGACCGTGAATGGACTGGAACCTGCTACCCTGACAGCCATCACCGCCCCTCCCGCCGCCTCCTCCCCAGGCTTAGTCCCCCTCGCTGTGTGA
- the ndel1a gene encoding nuclear distribution protein nudE-like 1-A isoform X2, which produces METDMIPKFSSKDEEIDFWKALSLKYKKGCQEAQEELLEFQEGSRELEAELEAQLGQAEHRVKDLHSENQRLKNEVETLKEKLEQQYSQSYKQISTLEDDLGQTRGIKEQLHKYVRELEQSNDDLERAKRATIVSLENFEQRLNQAIERNAFLESELDEKESLLVSVQRLKDEARDLRQELAVRERQADVTRMSAPSSPTQDNVKMDTAVQASLSLPATPLSKGLDNAFANQTVLSNGYGSNSPLTPSARISALNIVSDLLRKVGALESKLAACRNFAKDQKARKAYALDNSNVLNANTANFSQSLHTSYFDKATVNGLEPATLTAITAPPAASSPGLVPLAV; this is translated from the exons CTGCCAGGAGGCtcaggaggagctgctggagttTCAGGAGGGGAGCAGGGAGCTGGAGGCTGAGCTGGAAGCACAGCTGGGCCAGGCCGAGCATCGTGTGAAGGACCTGCACTCTGAGAACCAAAGACTCAAGAATGAGGTTGAAACACTTAAG GAGAAGCTGGAGCAGCAGTACTCCCAGAGCTACAAGCAGATCTCCACGCTGGAGGACGACCTCGGCCAAACACGCGGCATCAAGGAGCAGCTCCACAAATACGTCAGAGAGCTGGAACAGTCCAACGATGACTTGGAGAGAGCCAAAAG AGCTACTATCGTGTCTCTGGAGAACTTCGAGCAGCGTCTAAACCAGGCCATCGAGAGGAATGCCTTCCTGGAGAGCGAGCTGGATGAGAAGGAGTCTCTTCTGGTCTCTGTGCAGAGATTAAAGGATGAAGCCAGAG acTTGCGGCAGGAGCTGGCCGTGCGAGAGAGGCAGGCAGATGTAACCAGGATGTCCGCTCCGAGCTCACCCACACAAGACAACGTGAAGATGGACACCGCTGTGCaggcctctctctccctccccgcTACCCCGCTGAGCAAAGGTCTGGACAACGCCTTTGCCAACCAGACAG TGCTATCAAATGGCTACGGCAGCAACTCGCCGTTGACGCCCTCTGCCAGAATATCGGCCCTCAACATCGTCAGTGATTTACTCCGCAAAGTAGGG GCTCTGGAGTCTAAACTTGCCGCTTGCAGGAACTTTGCCAAGGACCAGAAAGCCAGGAAGGCGTACGCTCTCGACAACAGCAACGTGCTCAACGCAAACACGGCCAACTTCTCGCAATCACTCCATACGTCATATTTTGACAAAGC GACCGTGAATGGACTGGAACCTGCTACCCTGACAGCCATCACCGCCCCTCCCGCCGCCTCCTCCCCAGGCTTAGTCCCCCTCGCTGTGTGA